One Rhododendron vialii isolate Sample 1 chromosome 2a, ASM3025357v1 genomic region harbors:
- the LOC131317811 gene encoding uncharacterized protein LOC131317811 isoform X1, with translation MRPPLGFSSGPTLRVSVYMHRVSMVVGFDIVDCLSGVCQEVPKMSDILGNILNDTVNESELITAGEMEKKRIREEIRTLGLSRRREIEAEVVREMIMEGELEAEVVSDILGNALDERELMVAEEMEKKRIREEIKASGLSRRRELETEVAREMTMEGVFDRGSDLVGLSLKDYGHLGVGFGKRIQKQGENDGRSSVVETKDSILLGAFPFQRDPEAVLKGRMPIPEPIKEVSKGQVISLAKHFPSVNLFKKLRKEWSCSLCQFNATSEHRLNDHLQGRKHKAKEKAKAETTKPVNKNADNSEASVEEAEYSNEVGMNLAKPLDSSVSGVKRKSEAPITEFVNDTPSVNLSKKLQKLWSCSLCKVAVTCELDLSCHLHGKIHNAKEKAIAETTKPLNKNADNSEALVEEAENSDEQEMNDVDSVDCELKLKGELKNTNDGAEVSENEIATDQNNDFKFRCNICKFGTNAEEEMTDHRRELCYVTLWEFKTSRGKCELDLKRHLQGRTHKAKEKAIAETTEQKCELDLKRHLQLSHLIFTHFSGLVVSANAFSFAYKEKEGCTKRRKRQYEKPLNPLNKNADNSEALVEEAEYSDEQEMNDVDSGDCGLKLKGELKKDAQSEGIVT, from the exons ATGCGGCCGCCTCTTGGGTTTAGCTCAGGGCCGACTCTGCGCGTGTCGGTCTATATGCATCGAGTATCCATGGTTGTGGGTTTTGATATTGTGGACTGTCTATCAGGGGTTTGTCAAGAAGTTCCAAAGATGAGTGACATCTTGGGGAACATACTTAATGACACAGTTAATGAGAGCGAGTTGATAACTGCCGGAGaaatggagaagaagaggatCAGAGAAGAGATCAGAACGTTGGGGTTGTCGCGCAGGCGGGAGATAGAAGCGGAAGTCGTTAGGGAAATGATTATGGAGGGGGAGTTAGAAGCTGAAGTCGTTAGTGACATCTTGGGGAACGCACTTGATGAGAGGGAGTTGATGGTTGCCGAAGaaatggagaagaagaggatCAGAGAAGAGATCAAAGCGTCAGGGTTGTCGCGCAGGCGGGAGTTGGAAACTGAAGTTGCTAGGGAAATGACGATGGAAGGGGTTTTCGATAGGGGTAGCGACTTGGTAGGGCTTTCATTGAAGGATTATGGGCACCTAGGGGTTGGATTTGGGAAAAGGATCCAAAAGCAGGGAGAGAATGATGGGAGGAGTTCTGTGGTGGAGACTAAAGACAGCATACTTCTTGGTGCTTTTCCATTTCAACGTGATCCAGAGGCGGTATTGAAGGGTAGGATGCCAATTCCTGAACCGATCAAAGAGGTTAGTAAGGGACAAGTGATCTCATTG GCTAAGCATTTTCCCTCAGTCAATTTGTTTAAGAAGTTACGGAAAGAGTGGAGTTGCTCTCTGTGTCAGTTCAATGCCACATCCGAGCATCGACTGAACGACCATTTACAAGGAAGGAAGCACAAAGCAAAGGAGAAAGCAAAGGCAGAAACCACTAAACCAGTGAACAAAAATGCTGACAATTCTGAGGCATCGGTGGAGGAAGCTGAATATTCAAATGAAGTGGGAATGAACCTA GCTAAGCCTTTGGACTCGAGCGTTTCTGGGGTAAAGCGGAAATCTGAAGCACCAATTACTGAATTTGTCAATGATACGCCCTCAGTCAATTTGAGTAAAAAGTTACAGAAACTGTGGAGTTGTTCTCTGTGTAAGGTTGCTGTCACATGTGAGCTTGATCTGAGCTGCCACTTACATGGAAAAATACACAATGCGAAGGAAAAGGCAATAGCAGAAACCACTAAACCACTGAACAAAAATGCTGACAATTCTGAGGCATTGGTGGAGGAAGCTGAAAATTCAGATGAACAAGAAATGAACGATGTCGATTCGGTTGATTGTGAATTGAAGCTAAAAGGGGAATTGAAGAATACAAATGATGGTGCTGAAGTGAGTGAAAATGAGATCGCTACAGATCAAAATAATGATTTCAAATTCCGGTGCAACATATGCAAGTTTGGAACCAATGCCGAAGAGGAGATGACCGATCATCGGAGGGAGTTGTGTTACGTGACTCTGTGGGAG TTCAAAACCTCTAGAGGCAAATGTGAGCTTGATTTGAAGCGCCACTTACAAGGAAGGACGCACAAAGCAAAGGAAAAGGCAATAGCAGAAACCACTGAACAAAAATGTGAGCTTGATTTGAAGCGCCACTTACAATTAAGTCATCTCATTTTCACTCACTTCAGTGGTTTAGTGGTTTCTGCTAATGCCTTTTCCTTCGCTTACAAGGAAAAGGAAGGATGCACAAAGCGAAGGAAAAGGCAATATGAGAAACCACTAAACCCACTGAACAAAAATGCTGACAATTCTGAGGCATTGGTGGAGGAAGCTGAATATTCAGATGAACAAGAAATGAATGATGTTGATTCAGGTGATTGTGGATTGAAGCTAAAAGGGGAATTGAAGAAGGATGCACAAAGCGAAGGTATTGTTACGTGA
- the LOC131317811 gene encoding uncharacterized protein LOC131317811 isoform X3, protein MSDILGNILNDTVNESELITAGEMEKKRIREEIRTLGLSRRREIEAEVVREMIMEGELEAEVVSDILGNALDERELMVAEEMEKKRIREEIKASGLSRRRELETEVAREMTMEGVFDRGSDLVGLSLKDYGHLGVGFGKRIQKQGENDGRSSVVETKDSILLGAFPFQRDPEAVLKGRMPIPEPIKEVSKGQVISLAKHFPSVNLFKKLRKEWSCSLCQFNATSEHRLNDHLQGRKHKAKEKAKAETTKPVNKNADNSEASVEEAEYSNEVGMNLAKPLDSSVSGVKRKSEAPITEFVNDTPSVNLSKKLQKLWSCSLCKVAVTCELDLSCHLHGKIHNAKEKAIAETTKPLNKNADNSEALVEEAENSDEQEMNDVDSVDCELKLKGELKNTNDGAEVSENEIATDQNNDFKFRCNICKFGTNAEEEMTDHRRELCYVTLWEFKTSRGKCELDLKRHLQGRTHKAKEKAIAETTEQKCELDLKRHLQLSHLIFTHFSGLVVSANAFSFAYKEKEGCTKRRKRQYEKPLNPLNKNADNSEALVEEAEYSDEQEMNDVDSGDCGLKLKGELKKDAQSEGIVT, encoded by the exons ATGAGTGACATCTTGGGGAACATACTTAATGACACAGTTAATGAGAGCGAGTTGATAACTGCCGGAGaaatggagaagaagaggatCAGAGAAGAGATCAGAACGTTGGGGTTGTCGCGCAGGCGGGAGATAGAAGCGGAAGTCGTTAGGGAAATGATTATGGAGGGGGAGTTAGAAGCTGAAGTCGTTAGTGACATCTTGGGGAACGCACTTGATGAGAGGGAGTTGATGGTTGCCGAAGaaatggagaagaagaggatCAGAGAAGAGATCAAAGCGTCAGGGTTGTCGCGCAGGCGGGAGTTGGAAACTGAAGTTGCTAGGGAAATGACGATGGAAGGGGTTTTCGATAGGGGTAGCGACTTGGTAGGGCTTTCATTGAAGGATTATGGGCACCTAGGGGTTGGATTTGGGAAAAGGATCCAAAAGCAGGGAGAGAATGATGGGAGGAGTTCTGTGGTGGAGACTAAAGACAGCATACTTCTTGGTGCTTTTCCATTTCAACGTGATCCAGAGGCGGTATTGAAGGGTAGGATGCCAATTCCTGAACCGATCAAAGAGGTTAGTAAGGGACAAGTGATCTCATTG GCTAAGCATTTTCCCTCAGTCAATTTGTTTAAGAAGTTACGGAAAGAGTGGAGTTGCTCTCTGTGTCAGTTCAATGCCACATCCGAGCATCGACTGAACGACCATTTACAAGGAAGGAAGCACAAAGCAAAGGAGAAAGCAAAGGCAGAAACCACTAAACCAGTGAACAAAAATGCTGACAATTCTGAGGCATCGGTGGAGGAAGCTGAATATTCAAATGAAGTGGGAATGAACCTA GCTAAGCCTTTGGACTCGAGCGTTTCTGGGGTAAAGCGGAAATCTGAAGCACCAATTACTGAATTTGTCAATGATACGCCCTCAGTCAATTTGAGTAAAAAGTTACAGAAACTGTGGAGTTGTTCTCTGTGTAAGGTTGCTGTCACATGTGAGCTTGATCTGAGCTGCCACTTACATGGAAAAATACACAATGCGAAGGAAAAGGCAATAGCAGAAACCACTAAACCACTGAACAAAAATGCTGACAATTCTGAGGCATTGGTGGAGGAAGCTGAAAATTCAGATGAACAAGAAATGAACGATGTCGATTCGGTTGATTGTGAATTGAAGCTAAAAGGGGAATTGAAGAATACAAATGATGGTGCTGAAGTGAGTGAAAATGAGATCGCTACAGATCAAAATAATGATTTCAAATTCCGGTGCAACATATGCAAGTTTGGAACCAATGCCGAAGAGGAGATGACCGATCATCGGAGGGAGTTGTGTTACGTGACTCTGTGGGAG TTCAAAACCTCTAGAGGCAAATGTGAGCTTGATTTGAAGCGCCACTTACAAGGAAGGACGCACAAAGCAAAGGAAAAGGCAATAGCAGAAACCACTGAACAAAAATGTGAGCTTGATTTGAAGCGCCACTTACAATTAAGTCATCTCATTTTCACTCACTTCAGTGGTTTAGTGGTTTCTGCTAATGCCTTTTCCTTCGCTTACAAGGAAAAGGAAGGATGCACAAAGCGAAGGAAAAGGCAATATGAGAAACCACTAAACCCACTGAACAAAAATGCTGACAATTCTGAGGCATTGGTGGAGGAAGCTGAATATTCAGATGAACAAGAAATGAATGATGTTGATTCAGGTGATTGTGGATTGAAGCTAAAAGGGGAATTGAAGAAGGATGCACAAAGCGAAGGTATTGTTACGTGA
- the LOC131317811 gene encoding uncharacterized protein LOC131317811 isoform X2, with amino-acid sequence MRPPLGFSSGPTLRVSVYMHRVSMVVGFDIVDCLSGVCQEVPKMSDILGNILNDTVNESELITAGEMEKKRIREEIRTLGLSRRREIEAEVVREMIMEGELEAEVVSDILGNALDERELMVAEEMEKKRIREEIKASGLSRRRELETEVAREMTMEGVFDRGSDLVGLSLKDYGHLGVGFGKRIQKQGENDGRSSVVETKDSILLGAFPFQRDPEAVLKGRMPIPEPIKEAKHFPSVNLFKKLRKEWSCSLCQFNATSEHRLNDHLQGRKHKAKEKAKAETTKPVNKNADNSEASVEEAEYSNEVGMNLAKPLDSSVSGVKRKSEAPITEFVNDTPSVNLSKKLQKLWSCSLCKVAVTCELDLSCHLHGKIHNAKEKAIAETTKPLNKNADNSEALVEEAENSDEQEMNDVDSVDCELKLKGELKNTNDGAEVSENEIATDQNNDFKFRCNICKFGTNAEEEMTDHRRELCYVTLWEFKTSRGKCELDLKRHLQGRTHKAKEKAIAETTEQKCELDLKRHLQLSHLIFTHFSGLVVSANAFSFAYKEKEGCTKRRKRQYEKPLNPLNKNADNSEALVEEAEYSDEQEMNDVDSGDCGLKLKGELKKDAQSEGIVT; translated from the exons ATGCGGCCGCCTCTTGGGTTTAGCTCAGGGCCGACTCTGCGCGTGTCGGTCTATATGCATCGAGTATCCATGGTTGTGGGTTTTGATATTGTGGACTGTCTATCAGGGGTTTGTCAAGAAGTTCCAAAGATGAGTGACATCTTGGGGAACATACTTAATGACACAGTTAATGAGAGCGAGTTGATAACTGCCGGAGaaatggagaagaagaggatCAGAGAAGAGATCAGAACGTTGGGGTTGTCGCGCAGGCGGGAGATAGAAGCGGAAGTCGTTAGGGAAATGATTATGGAGGGGGAGTTAGAAGCTGAAGTCGTTAGTGACATCTTGGGGAACGCACTTGATGAGAGGGAGTTGATGGTTGCCGAAGaaatggagaagaagaggatCAGAGAAGAGATCAAAGCGTCAGGGTTGTCGCGCAGGCGGGAGTTGGAAACTGAAGTTGCTAGGGAAATGACGATGGAAGGGGTTTTCGATAGGGGTAGCGACTTGGTAGGGCTTTCATTGAAGGATTATGGGCACCTAGGGGTTGGATTTGGGAAAAGGATCCAAAAGCAGGGAGAGAATGATGGGAGGAGTTCTGTGGTGGAGACTAAAGACAGCATACTTCTTGGTGCTTTTCCATTTCAACGTGATCCAGAGGCGGTATTGAAGGGTAGGATGCCAATTCCTGAACCGATCAAAGAG GCTAAGCATTTTCCCTCAGTCAATTTGTTTAAGAAGTTACGGAAAGAGTGGAGTTGCTCTCTGTGTCAGTTCAATGCCACATCCGAGCATCGACTGAACGACCATTTACAAGGAAGGAAGCACAAAGCAAAGGAGAAAGCAAAGGCAGAAACCACTAAACCAGTGAACAAAAATGCTGACAATTCTGAGGCATCGGTGGAGGAAGCTGAATATTCAAATGAAGTGGGAATGAACCTA GCTAAGCCTTTGGACTCGAGCGTTTCTGGGGTAAAGCGGAAATCTGAAGCACCAATTACTGAATTTGTCAATGATACGCCCTCAGTCAATTTGAGTAAAAAGTTACAGAAACTGTGGAGTTGTTCTCTGTGTAAGGTTGCTGTCACATGTGAGCTTGATCTGAGCTGCCACTTACATGGAAAAATACACAATGCGAAGGAAAAGGCAATAGCAGAAACCACTAAACCACTGAACAAAAATGCTGACAATTCTGAGGCATTGGTGGAGGAAGCTGAAAATTCAGATGAACAAGAAATGAACGATGTCGATTCGGTTGATTGTGAATTGAAGCTAAAAGGGGAATTGAAGAATACAAATGATGGTGCTGAAGTGAGTGAAAATGAGATCGCTACAGATCAAAATAATGATTTCAAATTCCGGTGCAACATATGCAAGTTTGGAACCAATGCCGAAGAGGAGATGACCGATCATCGGAGGGAGTTGTGTTACGTGACTCTGTGGGAG TTCAAAACCTCTAGAGGCAAATGTGAGCTTGATTTGAAGCGCCACTTACAAGGAAGGACGCACAAAGCAAAGGAAAAGGCAATAGCAGAAACCACTGAACAAAAATGTGAGCTTGATTTGAAGCGCCACTTACAATTAAGTCATCTCATTTTCACTCACTTCAGTGGTTTAGTGGTTTCTGCTAATGCCTTTTCCTTCGCTTACAAGGAAAAGGAAGGATGCACAAAGCGAAGGAAAAGGCAATATGAGAAACCACTAAACCCACTGAACAAAAATGCTGACAATTCTGAGGCATTGGTGGAGGAAGCTGAATATTCAGATGAACAAGAAATGAATGATGTTGATTCAGGTGATTGTGGATTGAAGCTAAAAGGGGAATTGAAGAAGGATGCACAAAGCGAAGGTATTGTTACGTGA
- the LOC131317811 gene encoding uncharacterized protein LOC131317811 isoform X5: MRPPLGFSSGPTLRVSVYMHRVSMVVGFDIVDCLSGVCQEVPKMSDILGNILNDTVNESELITAGEMEKKRIREEIRTLGLSRRREIEAEVVREMIMEGELEAEVVSDILGNALDERELMVAEEMEKKRIREEIKASGLSRRRELETEVAREMTMEGVFDRGSDLVGLSLKDYGHLGVGFGKRIQKQGENDGRSSVVETKDSILLGAFPFQRDPEAVLKGRMPIPEPIKEVSKGQVISLAKHFPSVNLFKKLRKEWSCSLCQFNATSEHRLNDHLQGRKHKAKEKAKAETTKPVNKNADNSEASVEEAEYSNEVGMNLAKPLDSSVSGVKRKSEAPITEFVNDTPSVNLSKKLQKLWSCSLCKVAVTCELDLSCHLHGKIHNAKEKAIAETTKPLNKNADNSEALVEEAENSDEQEMNDVDSVDCELKLKGELKNTNDGAEVSENEIATDQNNDFKFRCNICKFGTNAEEEMTDHRRELCYVTLWEFKTSRGKCELDLKRHLQGRTHKAKEKAIAETTEQKCDCGLKLKGELKKDAQSEGIVT, encoded by the exons ATGCGGCCGCCTCTTGGGTTTAGCTCAGGGCCGACTCTGCGCGTGTCGGTCTATATGCATCGAGTATCCATGGTTGTGGGTTTTGATATTGTGGACTGTCTATCAGGGGTTTGTCAAGAAGTTCCAAAGATGAGTGACATCTTGGGGAACATACTTAATGACACAGTTAATGAGAGCGAGTTGATAACTGCCGGAGaaatggagaagaagaggatCAGAGAAGAGATCAGAACGTTGGGGTTGTCGCGCAGGCGGGAGATAGAAGCGGAAGTCGTTAGGGAAATGATTATGGAGGGGGAGTTAGAAGCTGAAGTCGTTAGTGACATCTTGGGGAACGCACTTGATGAGAGGGAGTTGATGGTTGCCGAAGaaatggagaagaagaggatCAGAGAAGAGATCAAAGCGTCAGGGTTGTCGCGCAGGCGGGAGTTGGAAACTGAAGTTGCTAGGGAAATGACGATGGAAGGGGTTTTCGATAGGGGTAGCGACTTGGTAGGGCTTTCATTGAAGGATTATGGGCACCTAGGGGTTGGATTTGGGAAAAGGATCCAAAAGCAGGGAGAGAATGATGGGAGGAGTTCTGTGGTGGAGACTAAAGACAGCATACTTCTTGGTGCTTTTCCATTTCAACGTGATCCAGAGGCGGTATTGAAGGGTAGGATGCCAATTCCTGAACCGATCAAAGAGGTTAGTAAGGGACAAGTGATCTCATTG GCTAAGCATTTTCCCTCAGTCAATTTGTTTAAGAAGTTACGGAAAGAGTGGAGTTGCTCTCTGTGTCAGTTCAATGCCACATCCGAGCATCGACTGAACGACCATTTACAAGGAAGGAAGCACAAAGCAAAGGAGAAAGCAAAGGCAGAAACCACTAAACCAGTGAACAAAAATGCTGACAATTCTGAGGCATCGGTGGAGGAAGCTGAATATTCAAATGAAGTGGGAATGAACCTA GCTAAGCCTTTGGACTCGAGCGTTTCTGGGGTAAAGCGGAAATCTGAAGCACCAATTACTGAATTTGTCAATGATACGCCCTCAGTCAATTTGAGTAAAAAGTTACAGAAACTGTGGAGTTGTTCTCTGTGTAAGGTTGCTGTCACATGTGAGCTTGATCTGAGCTGCCACTTACATGGAAAAATACACAATGCGAAGGAAAAGGCAATAGCAGAAACCACTAAACCACTGAACAAAAATGCTGACAATTCTGAGGCATTGGTGGAGGAAGCTGAAAATTCAGATGAACAAGAAATGAACGATGTCGATTCGGTTGATTGTGAATTGAAGCTAAAAGGGGAATTGAAGAATACAAATGATGGTGCTGAAGTGAGTGAAAATGAGATCGCTACAGATCAAAATAATGATTTCAAATTCCGGTGCAACATATGCAAGTTTGGAACCAATGCCGAAGAGGAGATGACCGATCATCGGAGGGAGTTGTGTTACGTGACTCTGTGGGAG TTCAAAACCTCTAGAGGCAAATGTGAGCTTGATTTGAAGCGCCACTTACAAGGAAGGACGCACAAAGCAAAGGAAAAGGCAATAGCAGAAACCACTGAACAAAAAT GTGATTGTGGATTGAAGCTAAAAGGGGAATTGAAGAAGGATGCACAAAGCGAAGGTATTGTTACGTGA
- the LOC131317811 gene encoding uncharacterized protein LOC131317811 isoform X7 has protein sequence MRPPLGFSSGPTLRVSVYMHRVSMVVGFDIVDCLSGVCQEVPKMSDILGNILNDTVNESELITAGEMEKKRIREEIRTLGLSRRREIEAEVVREMIMEGELEAEVVSDILGNALDERELMVAEEMEKKRIREEIKASGLSRRRELETEVAREMTMEGVFDRGSDLVGLSLKDYGHLGVGFGKRIQKQGENDGRSSVVETKDSILLGAFPFQRDPEAVLKGRMPIPEPIKEVSKGQVISLAKHFPSVNLFKKLRKEWSCSLCQFNATSEHRLNDHLQGRKHKAKEKAKAETTKPVNKNADNSEASVEEAEYSNEVGMNLAKPLDSSVSGVKRKSEAPITEFVNDTPSVNLSKKLQKLWSCSLCKVAVTCELDLSCHLHGKIHNAKEKAIAETTKPLNKNADNSEALVEEAENSDEQEMNDVDSVDCELKLKGELKNTNDGAEVSENEIATDQNNDFKFRCNICKFGTNAEEEMTDHRRELCYVTLWEFKTSRGKCELDLKRHLQGRTHKAKEKAIAETTEQK, from the exons ATGCGGCCGCCTCTTGGGTTTAGCTCAGGGCCGACTCTGCGCGTGTCGGTCTATATGCATCGAGTATCCATGGTTGTGGGTTTTGATATTGTGGACTGTCTATCAGGGGTTTGTCAAGAAGTTCCAAAGATGAGTGACATCTTGGGGAACATACTTAATGACACAGTTAATGAGAGCGAGTTGATAACTGCCGGAGaaatggagaagaagaggatCAGAGAAGAGATCAGAACGTTGGGGTTGTCGCGCAGGCGGGAGATAGAAGCGGAAGTCGTTAGGGAAATGATTATGGAGGGGGAGTTAGAAGCTGAAGTCGTTAGTGACATCTTGGGGAACGCACTTGATGAGAGGGAGTTGATGGTTGCCGAAGaaatggagaagaagaggatCAGAGAAGAGATCAAAGCGTCAGGGTTGTCGCGCAGGCGGGAGTTGGAAACTGAAGTTGCTAGGGAAATGACGATGGAAGGGGTTTTCGATAGGGGTAGCGACTTGGTAGGGCTTTCATTGAAGGATTATGGGCACCTAGGGGTTGGATTTGGGAAAAGGATCCAAAAGCAGGGAGAGAATGATGGGAGGAGTTCTGTGGTGGAGACTAAAGACAGCATACTTCTTGGTGCTTTTCCATTTCAACGTGATCCAGAGGCGGTATTGAAGGGTAGGATGCCAATTCCTGAACCGATCAAAGAGGTTAGTAAGGGACAAGTGATCTCATTG GCTAAGCATTTTCCCTCAGTCAATTTGTTTAAGAAGTTACGGAAAGAGTGGAGTTGCTCTCTGTGTCAGTTCAATGCCACATCCGAGCATCGACTGAACGACCATTTACAAGGAAGGAAGCACAAAGCAAAGGAGAAAGCAAAGGCAGAAACCACTAAACCAGTGAACAAAAATGCTGACAATTCTGAGGCATCGGTGGAGGAAGCTGAATATTCAAATGAAGTGGGAATGAACCTA GCTAAGCCTTTGGACTCGAGCGTTTCTGGGGTAAAGCGGAAATCTGAAGCACCAATTACTGAATTTGTCAATGATACGCCCTCAGTCAATTTGAGTAAAAAGTTACAGAAACTGTGGAGTTGTTCTCTGTGTAAGGTTGCTGTCACATGTGAGCTTGATCTGAGCTGCCACTTACATGGAAAAATACACAATGCGAAGGAAAAGGCAATAGCAGAAACCACTAAACCACTGAACAAAAATGCTGACAATTCTGAGGCATTGGTGGAGGAAGCTGAAAATTCAGATGAACAAGAAATGAACGATGTCGATTCGGTTGATTGTGAATTGAAGCTAAAAGGGGAATTGAAGAATACAAATGATGGTGCTGAAGTGAGTGAAAATGAGATCGCTACAGATCAAAATAATGATTTCAAATTCCGGTGCAACATATGCAAGTTTGGAACCAATGCCGAAGAGGAGATGACCGATCATCGGAGGGAGTTGTGTTACGTGACTCTGTGGGAG TTCAAAACCTCTAGAGGCAAATGTGAGCTTGATTTGAAGCGCCACTTACAAGGAAGGACGCACAAAGCAAAGGAAAAGGCAATAGCAGAAACCACTGAACAAAAAT GA
- the LOC131317811 gene encoding uncharacterized protein LOC131317811 isoform X6: protein MRPPLGFSSGPTLRVSVYMHRVSMVVGFDIVDCLSGVCQEVPKMSDILGNILNDTVNESELITAGEMEKKRIREEIRTLGLSRRREIEAEVVREMIMEGELEAEVVSDILGNALDERELMVAEEMEKKRIREEIKASGLSRRRELETEVAREMTMEGVFDRGSDLVGLSLKDYGHLGVGFGKRIQKQGENDGRSSVVETKDSILLGAFPFQRDPEAVLKGRMPIPEPIKEAKHFPSVNLFKKLRKEWSCSLCQFNATSEHRLNDHLQGRKHKAKEKAKAETTKPVNKNADNSEASVEEAEYSNEVGMNLAKPLDSSVSGVKRKSEAPITEFVNDTPSVNLSKKLQKLWSCSLCKVAVTCELDLSCHLHGKIHNAKEKAIAETTKPLNKNADNSEALVEEAENSDEQEMNDVDSVDCELKLKGELKNTNDGAEVSENEIATDQNNDFKFRCNICKFGTNAEEEMTDHRRELCYVTLWEFKTSRGKCELDLKRHLQGRTHKAKEKAIAETTEQKCDCGLKLKGELKKDAQSEGIVT, encoded by the exons ATGCGGCCGCCTCTTGGGTTTAGCTCAGGGCCGACTCTGCGCGTGTCGGTCTATATGCATCGAGTATCCATGGTTGTGGGTTTTGATATTGTGGACTGTCTATCAGGGGTTTGTCAAGAAGTTCCAAAGATGAGTGACATCTTGGGGAACATACTTAATGACACAGTTAATGAGAGCGAGTTGATAACTGCCGGAGaaatggagaagaagaggatCAGAGAAGAGATCAGAACGTTGGGGTTGTCGCGCAGGCGGGAGATAGAAGCGGAAGTCGTTAGGGAAATGATTATGGAGGGGGAGTTAGAAGCTGAAGTCGTTAGTGACATCTTGGGGAACGCACTTGATGAGAGGGAGTTGATGGTTGCCGAAGaaatggagaagaagaggatCAGAGAAGAGATCAAAGCGTCAGGGTTGTCGCGCAGGCGGGAGTTGGAAACTGAAGTTGCTAGGGAAATGACGATGGAAGGGGTTTTCGATAGGGGTAGCGACTTGGTAGGGCTTTCATTGAAGGATTATGGGCACCTAGGGGTTGGATTTGGGAAAAGGATCCAAAAGCAGGGAGAGAATGATGGGAGGAGTTCTGTGGTGGAGACTAAAGACAGCATACTTCTTGGTGCTTTTCCATTTCAACGTGATCCAGAGGCGGTATTGAAGGGTAGGATGCCAATTCCTGAACCGATCAAAGAG GCTAAGCATTTTCCCTCAGTCAATTTGTTTAAGAAGTTACGGAAAGAGTGGAGTTGCTCTCTGTGTCAGTTCAATGCCACATCCGAGCATCGACTGAACGACCATTTACAAGGAAGGAAGCACAAAGCAAAGGAGAAAGCAAAGGCAGAAACCACTAAACCAGTGAACAAAAATGCTGACAATTCTGAGGCATCGGTGGAGGAAGCTGAATATTCAAATGAAGTGGGAATGAACCTA GCTAAGCCTTTGGACTCGAGCGTTTCTGGGGTAAAGCGGAAATCTGAAGCACCAATTACTGAATTTGTCAATGATACGCCCTCAGTCAATTTGAGTAAAAAGTTACAGAAACTGTGGAGTTGTTCTCTGTGTAAGGTTGCTGTCACATGTGAGCTTGATCTGAGCTGCCACTTACATGGAAAAATACACAATGCGAAGGAAAAGGCAATAGCAGAAACCACTAAACCACTGAACAAAAATGCTGACAATTCTGAGGCATTGGTGGAGGAAGCTGAAAATTCAGATGAACAAGAAATGAACGATGTCGATTCGGTTGATTGTGAATTGAAGCTAAAAGGGGAATTGAAGAATACAAATGATGGTGCTGAAGTGAGTGAAAATGAGATCGCTACAGATCAAAATAATGATTTCAAATTCCGGTGCAACATATGCAAGTTTGGAACCAATGCCGAAGAGGAGATGACCGATCATCGGAGGGAGTTGTGTTACGTGACTCTGTGGGAG TTCAAAACCTCTAGAGGCAAATGTGAGCTTGATTTGAAGCGCCACTTACAAGGAAGGACGCACAAAGCAAAGGAAAAGGCAATAGCAGAAACCACTGAACAAAAAT GTGATTGTGGATTGAAGCTAAAAGGGGAATTGAAGAAGGATGCACAAAGCGAAGGTATTGTTACGTGA